The following proteins come from a genomic window of Nicotiana tomentosiformis chromosome 12, ASM39032v3, whole genome shotgun sequence:
- the LOC104097313 gene encoding polygalacturonase-like: protein MANFNTIVSLQLFFFSSYILLIPSCLAYNVVSFGARGDGRTDSTAPFLRAWMAACSSASPNNVYVPRGTYVIRPVTFTGPCRSRIEFRIDGTVIAPADYNVIGGSSFWILFYKVSRLSVYGGTIDAKGHGFWSCRRSGHSCPPGARSITFLWCDNVLLSGLKSLNSQIMNVAIDYSSHVRVQNVRIRSPSGSPNTDGIHVENSRDVTIKDSIIQTGDDCISIGPGSMNMLIQKIGCGPGHGISIGSLANSYNEAGVQNITVANSVFTKTQNGVRIKSWARPSDGYAKNLMFRNLVMRNVGFPILIDQNYCPEDSCPHQGSGVKVSEVTYKNVKGTSSTQQAIKLDCSNTSPCTGIKLQDIKLTFVDYRLRRPALTYCRNAHGRHGGTVIPKSCF from the exons ATGGCTAACTTCAATACAATTGTATCTTTGcaacttttctttttctcttcttaCATATTACTAATACCTTCTTGTTTAGCTTACAATGTGGTTAGTTTTGGGGCTAGAGGAGATGGAAGGACAGACTCAACCGCGCCATTTCTTCGTGCTTGGATGGCAGCCTGCAGCTCAGCTAGTCCGAATAACGTGTATGTTCCTCGAGGAACATACGTTATAAGGCCAGTGACGTTCACTGGCCCATGCCGGAGCAGAATTGAGTTCCGGATTGACGGAACTGTCATTGCTCCGGCAGATTATAATGTTATTGGAGGTTCTAGCTTCTGGATTTTGTTTTATAAAGTTAGTAGGCTTTCTGTCTATGGTGGAACAATTGATGCTAAAGGACATGGTTTTTGGTCTTGTAGAAGATCTGGTCATTCTTGCCCTCCTGGAGCTAGG TCAATAACATTCTTGTGGTGTGATAATGTACTGCTAAGTGGATTGAAATCATTGAACAGCCAAATAATGAATGTGGCAATTGATTATAGCAGCCATGTGAGAGTCCAAAATGTAAGAATAAGATCTCCAAGTGGAAGTCCAAATACAGATGGAATTCATGTGGAGAATTCCAGGGATGTTACAATCAAAGATAGCATCATCCAAACTGGAGATGACTGCATTTCCATTGGTCCTGGCTCAATGAATATGTTGATTCAGAAGATTGGTTGTGGCCCTGGACATGGCATCAG CATAGGGAGTTTGGCAAACAGTTACAACGAAGCAGGAGTTCAAAATATAACAGTGGCAAATTCAGTATTCACTAAGACGCAAAATGGTGTAAGGATAAAGTCATGGGCAAGGCCAAGTGATGGCTATGCTAAAAATCTCATGTTCAGAAATCTTGTTATGAGGAATGTTGGGTTCCCCATCCTCATCGATCAAAACTATTGCCCTGAAGATAGTTGTCCTCATCAG GGTTCAGGAGTGAAGGTGAGTGAAGTGACATACAAGAATGTGAAGGGGACATCGTCCACACAACAAGCAATAAAATTAGATTGCAGTAATACAAGTCCATGTACTGGTATTAAATTGCAAGATATAAAGCTCACTTTCGTGGATTATCGATTGAGAAGGCCAGCTTTAACCTACTGTAGAAATGCACATGGCAGACATGGTGGCACCGTCATTCCAAAGAGTTgtttttaa